One part of the Marichromatium purpuratum 984 genome encodes these proteins:
- a CDS encoding acyl-CoA synthetase, producing MSEPVVDLYEQDLEPRAANHESLSPLNFIERTAAIYPRKLAMVHGTIRRDWAETYRRCRQLASALERRGIGRGDTVSIVAPNIPAHFEAHFGVPMTGAVLNSINTRLDAPAIAFILEHAEASAVLVDCECAEVVGRALARIEREILVIDIADPDFTDAQAPIGEIDYESFLAEGDSDHQWSVPDDEWRAITLNYTSGTTGDPKGVVYHHRGAYLGAINNVLSWGLPNHAVYLWTLPMFHCNGWCFPWTMAAMAGVNVCLRHVRAHTIVETIAREGVTHLCGAPIVLKMINEVPTEAKAAITQSVRVMTAGAPPPSSVIAGMEAMGFEVTHVYGLTETYGPCVACAWNDEWDELALDERARLKARQGVRMPMQAAIMVADPATLQPIRQDGVTLGEIMIRGNLVMKGYLKNPETTRRAFDRGWFHSGDLAVWHPDGYVEIKDRSKDIIISGGENISSIEVEEVLFGHPLVQDVAVVAKRDEKWGEVPCAFITLVADVELSEQAVIDYCRARMAHFKAPKHVVFATLPRTPTGKLQKYLLRQWANDAQSEVATA from the coding sequence TCGTTGATCTCTACGAGCAGGACCTCGAGCCGAGAGCGGCCAACCACGAGTCGCTCAGTCCGCTGAACTTCATCGAGCGCACCGCGGCGATCTATCCTCGCAAACTGGCCATGGTGCATGGCACGATCAGGCGTGACTGGGCCGAGACCTATCGTCGCTGTCGCCAGCTCGCCAGTGCGCTCGAACGACGCGGGATCGGCCGCGGTGACACCGTCTCCATCGTCGCCCCCAATATTCCGGCACACTTCGAGGCGCATTTCGGCGTGCCCATGACCGGAGCGGTGCTCAACTCCATCAACACCCGACTCGATGCCCCGGCGATCGCCTTCATCCTCGAGCACGCCGAGGCGAGTGCGGTGCTGGTCGACTGCGAGTGCGCCGAGGTCGTCGGTCGGGCGCTGGCGCGCATTGAGCGCGAGATCCTGGTGATCGACATCGCCGACCCGGACTTCACCGATGCCCAGGCGCCGATCGGCGAGATCGACTACGAGTCCTTCCTCGCCGAGGGCGATTCCGACCATCAGTGGTCGGTGCCCGATGACGAGTGGCGGGCGATCACCCTCAACTACACCTCGGGCACCACGGGTGATCCCAAGGGCGTGGTCTATCACCATCGCGGGGCCTATCTCGGTGCGATCAACAACGTGCTGAGCTGGGGACTGCCCAACCATGCGGTCTATCTCTGGACCCTGCCGATGTTTCACTGCAACGGCTGGTGCTTCCCCTGGACCATGGCGGCGATGGCCGGGGTCAATGTCTGTCTGCGTCATGTACGGGCACACACCATCGTCGAAACCATTGCCCGCGAGGGCGTGACCCATCTGTGCGGTGCGCCGATCGTGCTGAAGATGATCAACGAGGTGCCGACCGAGGCGAAGGCCGCGATCACCCAGTCGGTGCGGGTGATGACCGCCGGTGCGCCGCCACCCTCGTCGGTGATCGCCGGGATGGAGGCGATGGGCTTCGAGGTCACCCATGTCTACGGATTGACCGAGACCTATGGTCCCTGTGTGGCCTGCGCCTGGAACGATGAGTGGGACGAGCTGGCGCTGGATGAGCGGGCACGGCTCAAGGCGCGTCAGGGGGTACGGATGCCGATGCAGGCGGCGATCATGGTCGCCGACCCCGCCACCCTGCAGCCGATCCGTCAGGACGGCGTGACCCTGGGCGAGATCATGATCCGTGGCAACCTGGTGATGAAGGGGTATCTGAAGAACCCGGAGACCACCCGACGCGCCTTCGATCGCGGCTGGTTCCACAGTGGCGATCTCGCCGTCTGGCACCCGGACGGTTATGTCGAGATCAAGGACCGCTCCAAGGACATCATCATCTCGGGTGGCGAGAACATCTCCTCGATCGAGGTCGAGGAGGTGCTCTTCGGCCATCCGCTGGTGCAGGACGTCGCCGTGGTCGCCAAGCGCGACGAGAAGTGGGGTGAGGTGCCCTGCGCCTTCATCACCCTGGTCGCCGACGTCGAGCTCAGCGAGCAGGCGGTGATCGACTATTGCCGCGCCCGCATGGCCCATTTCAAGGCGCCCAAGCATGTGGTCTTCGCCACCCTGCCACGCACCCCCACCGGCAAGCTGCAGAAGTATCTCCTGCGCCAGTGGGCGAACGATGCCCAGAGCGAGGTCGCGACGGCCTGA
- a CDS encoding electron transfer flavoprotein subunit beta/FixA family protein, with amino-acid sequence MKILVPIKRVIDYNVRVRVKSDHSDVDLANVKMAINPFCEIAVEAAVRLREDGKADEVVAVSVGPKAVQEQLRTALAMGADRAIWIETAEDADLGPLGIAQLLAALVREEQPGLVLLGKQSIDGDNNQVGQMLAGLLGYPQGTFVSGLEVVDEGIEVVREVDGGLQTLALRLPAVITTDLRLNTPRFIRAPDIMKSRRKPIAHTGAEQLGVSPAAGPRLLAVHPPEPRAGGIRVESVGELLERLRQAQVI; translated from the coding sequence ATGAAGATACTGGTCCCGATCAAGCGGGTCATCGACTACAACGTCAGGGTCAGGGTCAAGTCCGATCACTCGGACGTCGACCTGGCCAACGTCAAGATGGCCATCAATCCCTTCTGCGAGATTGCCGTCGAGGCGGCCGTCCGGTTGCGCGAGGACGGCAAGGCCGATGAGGTGGTGGCCGTCTCGGTCGGTCCCAAGGCGGTGCAGGAACAGCTGCGGACCGCGTTGGCGATGGGGGCCGATCGCGCCATCTGGATCGAGACGGCCGAGGACGCCGATCTCGGCCCGCTGGGGATCGCCCAGTTGCTCGCGGCGCTGGTGCGCGAGGAGCAGCCGGGACTGGTGCTGCTCGGCAAGCAGTCGATCGACGGTGACAACAACCAGGTCGGGCAGATGCTCGCCGGTCTGCTCGGTTATCCCCAGGGCACCTTCGTCTCCGGACTCGAGGTGGTGGACGAGGGCATCGAGGTCGTCCGCGAGGTCGACGGTGGTCTGCAGACCCTGGCGTTGCGACTGCCGGCGGTGATCACCACCGACCTGCGACTCAACACCCCGCGTTTCATCCGTGCCCCCGACATCATGAAGTCCCGGCGCAAACCGATCGCGCACACCGGGGCCGAACAGCTCGGGGTCTCTCCGGCAGCGGGGCCACGCCTGCTGGCGGTACATCCGCCCGAGCCGCGCGCCGGCGGGATCCGGGTCGAGTCGGTCGGCGAGCTGCTCGAGCGGCTGCGACAGGCACAGGTGATCTGA
- a CDS encoding electron transfer flavoprotein subunit alpha/FixB family protein: MRTLVIAELDRGRLAPATLNVLGAADELDGPCDLLVVGHDCAAAIESARVLPGVEHVLVADAPVYADRLAENLAELVVAVAPGYSHLLAAASTSGKDLMPRVAALLGVNQVSEVIAVESPARFRRPIYAGNAVATVESDDPVKVLTVRQTAFAAVAPTGGTAEVVELGQRIEAVATRLVGEQLAESERPELTSARVVVSGGRGLGSREGFELVYRLADRLDAAVGASRAAVDAGFVANDLQVGQTGKVVAPELYIALGVSGAIQHLAGMKDSKVVVAINKDPDAPIFEVADYGLVADLFEAVPELTEAL; encoded by the coding sequence ATGCGCACTCTGGTGATCGCGGAACTGGACAGGGGCCGGCTGGCGCCGGCGACACTCAACGTCCTGGGCGCCGCCGACGAACTCGATGGACCCTGCGACCTGCTGGTGGTCGGGCATGACTGTGCGGCGGCGATCGAGTCCGCCCGCGTGCTTCCTGGCGTCGAGCATGTACTGGTGGCCGATGCCCCGGTCTATGCCGATCGGCTTGCCGAGAATCTCGCCGAGCTGGTGGTGGCGGTCGCGCCCGGCTACAGCCATCTGCTGGCCGCGGCCAGCACCTCGGGCAAGGATCTGATGCCCCGGGTGGCTGCGCTGCTCGGGGTCAATCAGGTCTCCGAGGTGATCGCGGTCGAGTCCCCGGCGCGGTTCCGTCGGCCGATCTATGCCGGTAACGCCGTGGCCACGGTGGAGAGCGACGACCCGGTGAAGGTGCTGACGGTGCGTCAGACCGCCTTCGCCGCGGTCGCGCCCACCGGCGGCACGGCCGAGGTGGTCGAGCTCGGGCAGAGGATCGAGGCGGTCGCGACCCGGCTGGTCGGCGAACAGCTGGCCGAGTCCGAGCGCCCGGAGCTGACCAGCGCGCGGGTGGTGGTCAGCGGTGGTCGCGGACTCGGCAGTCGCGAGGGCTTCGAGCTGGTCTATCGGCTCGCCGATCGGCTCGACGCCGCCGTCGGCGCCTCGCGTGCGGCGGTGGACGCCGGCTTCGTCGCCAACGACCTGCAGGTCGGCCAGACCGGCAAGGTGGTCGCGCCCGAACTCTATATCGCGCTCGGCGTCTCGGGGGCGATCCAGCACCTGGCGGGGATGAAGGACTCGAAAGTGGTGGTAGCGATCAACAAGGACCCGGACGCACCGATCTTCGAGGTTGCCGACTACGGACTGGTCGCCGATCTGTTCGAGGCCGTGCCCGAGCTTACCGAAGCACTCTGA
- a CDS encoding acyl-CoA dehydrogenase: MSSYQHCYRESDFVLRHLIDFDGLCVENDFEGVDLDLANSLIDEAARFGAEVLAPLNAVGDREGARMGEGSVVETPGFATAYRQFAEGGWQSLKVDERHGGQGLPDVLNAAVSEIWHAANLSLALCPMLTEGAIEALAEHGDESLCARYLPRLSSGEWTGTMNLTEPDAGSDLAAIKTRAVPEGDAYRISGQKIFITWGDHRMTDNIVHLVLARLPDAPPGVKGISLFVVPKYRLDAHGEPAEANGVRCLSLEHKLGIHGSPTCVMAFDDAWGELVGEPHRGLAYMFTMMNRERQVVGLQGLAIAERAYQQARLYAMERLQGTRRDGTRVAIITHPDVRRMLMTMKSGIEAMRALVLETAAEADRARGANEDARRAHHQARLELFTPIVKGWITEFAQELTSLAIQVHGGMGFVEETGVAQHYRDARILTIYEGTTGIQALDLISRKLLADKGRALGVLFDEMEETLGVLRQADEASLVVLVDPFADGLAAARRACDWVLRGAPDDRQLVGAVSVELLMLLGYLCGGWMQVRSALAAQRAIEDGEGDALFLDAKLKTARFYCEHVLARTQAALTSVLAGSTSLMALDAEQF; this comes from the coding sequence ATGAGCAGCTATCAGCATTGCTATCGCGAGAGTGATTTCGTCCTGCGCCATCTGATCGATTTCGATGGACTCTGTGTCGAGAACGACTTCGAGGGCGTGGATCTGGACCTCGCCAACAGCCTGATCGACGAGGCCGCGCGCTTCGGCGCCGAGGTGCTGGCGCCACTCAACGCCGTCGGCGACCGTGAGGGTGCTCGGATGGGTGAGGGGAGCGTGGTGGAGACGCCCGGTTTCGCCACCGCCTATCGGCAGTTTGCCGAGGGCGGCTGGCAGTCGCTCAAGGTCGACGAACGCCATGGCGGACAGGGATTGCCCGATGTGCTCAATGCCGCGGTCAGCGAGATCTGGCACGCGGCCAACCTGTCGCTGGCGCTCTGCCCGATGCTCACCGAAGGCGCGATCGAGGCCCTTGCCGAACACGGTGACGAGTCCCTGTGTGCGCGTTATCTGCCGCGTCTGAGCAGTGGCGAGTGGACCGGTACGATGAACCTCACCGAGCCCGATGCTGGTTCTGACCTGGCCGCGATCAAGACCCGTGCGGTGCCCGAGGGCGACGCCTACCGCATCAGCGGACAGAAGATCTTCATCACCTGGGGCGATCACCGGATGACCGACAACATCGTCCACCTGGTGCTCGCGCGATTGCCCGATGCGCCGCCCGGGGTGAAGGGGATCTCGCTGTTCGTGGTCCCCAAGTACCGGCTGGACGCGCATGGCGAGCCGGCCGAGGCCAATGGGGTGCGCTGTCTCTCACTCGAACACAAGCTCGGAATCCATGGCAGCCCGACCTGTGTGATGGCGTTCGACGACGCTTGGGGCGAATTGGTCGGCGAGCCGCATCGCGGGCTCGCCTATATGTTCACCATGATGAACCGTGAGCGCCAGGTCGTCGGCCTGCAGGGCCTGGCGATCGCCGAGCGCGCCTATCAGCAGGCGCGTCTGTATGCGATGGAGCGGTTGCAGGGCACGCGTCGTGATGGCACGCGGGTGGCGATCATCACGCACCCGGACGTGAGGCGGATGCTGATGACGATGAAGAGTGGCATCGAGGCGATGCGCGCCCTGGTGCTGGAGACCGCAGCCGAAGCCGACCGGGCGCGGGGCGCGAATGAGGATGCGCGTCGGGCGCATCATCAGGCCAGGCTCGAACTCTTCACCCCGATCGTCAAGGGCTGGATCACCGAGTTCGCTCAGGAGCTGACCTCGCTGGCGATCCAGGTCCACGGCGGCATGGGCTTCGTCGAGGAGACCGGGGTGGCGCAGCACTATCGCGACGCGCGCATCCTCACCATCTACGAGGGGACGACCGGGATCCAGGCGCTCGACCTGATCTCGCGCAAGCTGCTCGCCGATAAAGGCCGCGCGCTCGGGGTGTTGTTCGACGAGATGGAGGAGACGCTCGGCGTGCTCCGGCAGGCCGATGAGGCGTCTCTGGTCGTACTCGTCGACCCCTTCGCCGATGGGCTCGCCGCGGCACGACGCGCGTGCGACTGGGTGTTGCGCGGGGCGCCAGACGATCGCCAGTTGGTCGGTGCCGTCAGCGTCGAGTTACTGATGCTGCTGGGCTATCTCTGTGGTGGCTGGATGCAGGTGCGCAGCGCTCTGGCCGCACAGCGCGCGATCGAGGACGGAGAGGGCGATGCGCTCTTCCTCGATGCCAAGCTCAAGACGGCCCGTTTCTATTGCGAGCACGTACTGGCACGGACCCAGGCGGCGCTGACCTCGGTGCTGGCCGGATCGACGAGTCTGATGGCACTCGATGCAGAGCAATTCTGA
- a CDS encoding electron transfer flavoprotein-ubiquinone oxidoreductase: protein MSERDLMEFDVVIVGAGPAGLATAIRLAQADPAPSVCVVEKGAEVGAHILSGAVIETRGLDELIPDWRERGAPLETPVEREELYLLRDAQRSWRIPEAISPPSLHNAGHYLVSLGNLCRWLAAEAEGLGVEIFPGFAATEVLFGEHGEVIGVATGDMGIGADGRPKDSHAPGVELRARQTVFAEGCRGHLGKQLYQRFDLDAESAPQHHALGIKELWEIEADRHELGLVQHGTGWPLPERTHGGFFLYHLSRCQVAVGLIVDLDYPNPWLSPFDEFQRMKHHPLFAATLEGGRRIAYGARALAKGGFDALPRQHFPGGCLAGCEGGTLDNAKLKGVHTALKSGMLVAEEILAAFAVGDPGGRDLTGLEARLRASWLYEDLRAGRNFGRSLHRFGTLLGGAVNSLDQRLLGGRRPIRRPGDAPDHTWLEPAALSDPISYPKPDGVLSFDRLSSVYLANTAHDEDQPCHLHLADPSIPTSSNLAEYAEPAQRYCPAGVYELVGEGSDDPRLQINAANCVHCKTCDIKDPAANITWVAPEGGSGPNYPNM from the coding sequence ATGAGCGAACGCGATCTGATGGAGTTCGACGTGGTGATCGTCGGCGCCGGTCCGGCCGGGCTGGCGACCGCGATCCGGCTGGCGCAGGCCGACCCGGCGCCGAGCGTGTGCGTGGTGGAGAAGGGGGCCGAGGTCGGTGCTCATATCCTCTCGGGCGCGGTGATCGAGACCCGGGGTCTTGATGAGCTGATCCCGGACTGGCGTGAACGCGGCGCGCCGCTGGAGACCCCGGTCGAGCGCGAGGAGCTGTATCTGCTGCGCGATGCGCAACGCAGCTGGCGAATCCCCGAGGCGATCTCGCCACCGAGTTTACATAATGCGGGTCATTATCTGGTCAGTCTCGGCAACCTGTGTCGCTGGTTGGCCGCTGAGGCCGAGGGTCTGGGCGTCGAGATCTTTCCAGGGTTCGCCGCCACCGAGGTGCTGTTCGGCGAGCACGGCGAGGTGATCGGTGTCGCCACCGGCGACATGGGGATCGGTGCCGATGGCCGTCCCAAGGACAGTCACGCCCCTGGGGTCGAGTTGAGGGCGCGCCAGACCGTCTTCGCCGAGGGCTGTCGGGGACACCTCGGCAAACAGCTCTACCAGCGCTTCGACCTGGATGCCGAGTCGGCCCCTCAGCATCATGCCTTGGGCATCAAGGAATTGTGGGAGATCGAGGCGGATCGGCATGAGCTCGGGCTGGTGCAGCACGGTACCGGCTGGCCCTTGCCCGAGAGAACCCATGGTGGCTTCTTCCTCTATCACCTGAGCAGGTGTCAGGTCGCCGTCGGGCTGATCGTCGATCTCGACTATCCCAATCCCTGGCTCAGTCCCTTCGACGAGTTCCAGCGGATGAAGCACCACCCGCTGTTTGCCGCCACCCTTGAGGGGGGAAGACGGATCGCCTATGGCGCGCGCGCGCTGGCCAAGGGTGGTTTCGATGCCTTGCCCAGACAGCACTTCCCGGGGGGCTGTCTGGCCGGATGCGAGGGTGGCACGCTCGACAACGCCAAGCTCAAGGGGGTTCATACCGCGCTCAAGAGCGGGATGCTGGTCGCCGAGGAGATCCTTGCGGCCTTTGCCGTCGGCGATCCTGGAGGTCGCGACCTGACGGGTCTCGAGGCGCGGCTGCGTGCATCCTGGCTGTACGAGGATCTGCGTGCCGGGCGCAACTTCGGCCGATCACTGCACCGGTTCGGGACCCTGCTCGGTGGGGCCGTCAACAGCCTGGATCAGCGCCTGCTCGGCGGCAGACGACCGATCCGACGTCCGGGTGATGCGCCGGACCATACCTGGCTGGAACCTGCCGCACTGAGCGATCCGATCAGCTATCCCAAGCCCGATGGGGTGCTCAGCTTCGATCGGCTCTCCTCGGTCTATCTCGCCAATACCGCACACGATGAGGATCAACCCTGTCACCTGCACCTGGCCGATCCGTCGATCCCGACCAGCTCGAACCTGGCCGAGTATGCCGAACCCGCGCAACGCTACTGTCCGGCCGGGGTCTACGAGCTGGTGGGCGAGGGCAGTGATGACCCGCGCCTGCAGATCAATGCAGCCAACTGTGTGCACTGCAAGACCTGCGACATCAAGGATCCGGCGGCCAATATCACCTGGGTCGCCCCTGAGGGCGGTAGTGGCCCGAACTATCCGAACATGTGA
- a CDS encoding MaoC family dehydratase gives MPTLEIGQRATLTRAFSEADVRFFAELSGDCNPVHLDPVYAAETRFGERIVHGILVSSLLSALLGHHLPGDGAIYLGQELNFKAPVYLDIPVTASVEITAIRTDKPIVTLETRCVDAETDRLLISGEARMYVPWLHV, from the coding sequence ATGCCGACCCTCGAAATCGGTCAGCGCGCGACCCTGACCCGGGCCTTCAGCGAGGCCGATGTGCGTTTCTTTGCCGAACTCTCGGGCGACTGTAATCCCGTGCATCTCGACCCCGTCTATGCAGCCGAGACGCGATTCGGTGAGCGGATCGTCCACGGGATCCTGGTCTCGAGTCTGTTGTCGGCCTTGCTCGGCCATCATCTGCCGGGCGACGGTGCGATCTATCTCGGCCAGGAGCTCAATTTCAAGGCGCCGGTCTATCTCGACATTCCGGTCACCGCTTCGGTCGAGATCACCGCGATCCGTACCGACAAGCCGATCGTCACTCTGGAGACGCGCTGTGTGGACGCCGAGACGGATCGGCTCCTGATCTCCGGTGAGGCGCGAATGTACGTACCCTGGTTGCACGTCTGA
- a CDS encoding TetR/AcrR family transcriptional regulator: MESLDQRQRALLARGALSEDEAAEDAPPRDRKTRILDAAAELFFDLGYDGTSIRDIAGKVGLLPGSVYHYFPSKEELYLAVHRTGITRVEARIKAAIADLDDPWERLRVACEVHVAGIVEGSPVDRITGRNLALVGKHNLLKRITPFRKTYENLFRELIEDLPVAPDTDRSLLRLFLLGGMNWACLWYRRGIRSPEEIADIMLDMVRQGVQSTHHLTQTNTGDT, encoded by the coding sequence GTGGAATCACTCGACCAACGTCAACGCGCCCTGCTCGCTCGTGGCGCGCTGTCCGAAGACGAAGCCGCCGAGGACGCACCGCCACGAGATCGCAAGACCCGTATTCTCGATGCGGCCGCCGAGCTCTTCTTCGACCTCGGCTACGACGGCACCTCCATCCGCGATATCGCTGGAAAGGTGGGACTGTTGCCAGGCTCCGTCTATCACTATTTCCCCTCAAAGGAAGAACTCTATCTCGCCGTACATCGCACAGGCATCACCCGAGTTGAGGCCAGGATCAAGGCCGCCATCGCGGATCTAGACGACCCCTGGGAGCGATTGCGCGTCGCCTGCGAGGTCCATGTCGCCGGAATCGTCGAGGGATCACCGGTAGACAGGATCACCGGACGCAACCTGGCGCTGGTAGGCAAGCACAACCTGCTCAAGCGCATCACGCCCTTTCGCAAGACCTACGAGAATCTGTTCAGGGAGTTGATCGAGGATCTTCCGGTCGCCCCAGATACCGATCGTTCGCTGTTGCGCCTGTTCCTGCTCGGCGGGATGAACTGGGCATGCCTGTGGTACCGCCGCGGCATCCGCTCACCCGAGGAGATCGCCGATATCATGCTCGATATGGTACGCCAGGGCGTGCAGTCGACGCATCATCTGACACAAACGAACACGGGAGACACCTGA
- a CDS encoding ABC transporter ATP-binding protein, translating into MPIIEVEHLTKEFKLGQLHSLKSSLVNQARRVLGRAPTETPPFKALDDVGFSIEEGEVVGIIGHNGAGKSTLLKLLANITSPTSGTIRVDGRIAPLIEVGAGFVPDLTGRENVYLNGAILGMSRQRIEEKFDEIVDFAEMSAFIDTPVKRYSSGMKVKLAFAVATSIDSEILIVDEVLAVGDLAFQRKCFDRMEDLIRRRGKTVLLVSHNIRQVSRICSRVMLFERGRVLMDDAPQPVVDLYYQKSNEKVLADHSEAILKHARIDTSGEAEVLSVTLLDDQDGPTDAVESGGPLKVRVRFKLHVALEQPEIVIGTHTTDFVYLDSGSTAGIAERPDLAAGEHEVEYRIDTYPLAPGTYNIRFALLDRNRRMVYIGEALKVFMVKSQGNEANEASARMLSLPASWVLDGRAYAGA; encoded by the coding sequence ATGCCGATCATCGAAGTCGAGCATCTGACCAAGGAGTTCAAGCTCGGTCAGCTGCATAGTCTGAAGAGCTCACTCGTCAATCAGGCTCGCCGCGTTCTTGGCCGAGCACCGACCGAGACCCCACCCTTCAAGGCGCTCGACGATGTCGGTTTCAGCATCGAGGAAGGTGAAGTCGTCGGCATCATCGGCCACAACGGCGCTGGCAAGAGTACCTTGCTGAAACTGCTTGCGAACATCACCAGCCCGACCTCTGGAACGATCAGAGTGGATGGCCGGATTGCGCCGCTGATCGAGGTCGGCGCGGGGTTCGTGCCAGACCTGACCGGACGCGAGAACGTCTATCTCAACGGTGCCATTCTCGGCATGTCGCGTCAGCGGATCGAGGAAAAATTCGACGAAATCGTCGACTTCGCCGAGATGTCGGCCTTCATCGACACCCCGGTCAAGCGTTACAGCTCGGGGATGAAGGTCAAGCTCGCCTTCGCCGTCGCCACCAGCATCGACTCGGAGATCCTCATCGTCGACGAGGTCCTCGCCGTCGGTGATCTCGCCTTCCAGCGCAAGTGTTTCGATCGTATGGAAGACCTGATCCGGCGGCGCGGCAAGACCGTCCTGCTGGTCAGTCACAACATTCGTCAGGTCTCGCGTATCTGCTCGCGGGTGATGCTGTTCGAACGCGGGCGCGTACTGATGGATGATGCCCCGCAACCAGTGGTTGACCTTTACTACCAGAAGAGCAACGAGAAGGTCCTGGCCGATCACTCGGAAGCGATCCTCAAGCACGCCCGTATCGACACCTCCGGCGAGGCGGAGGTCCTCAGCGTGACCCTGCTCGACGACCAGGACGGCCCGACTGATGCTGTCGAGTCCGGCGGGCCGCTCAAGGTCCGGGTGCGCTTCAAGCTCCATGTCGCGCTCGAACAGCCCGAGATCGTGATCGGCACCCACACCACGGACTTCGTCTATCTCGATTCAGGCTCGACCGCCGGGATCGCCGAACGGCCCGACCTCGCTGCCGGCGAACACGAGGTCGAATACCGGATCGATACCTATCCCCTCGCCCCCGGGACCTACAACATCCGTTTCGCCCTGCTCGATCGCAACCGCCGGATGGTCTACATCGGCGAGGCGCTGAAGGTGTTCATGGTGAAGTCACAGGGTAACGAGGCCAATGAGGCATCGGCGCGCATGCTCTCGTTGCCCGCCTCCTGGGTACTCGACGGTCGAGCCTATGCCGGCGCATAA
- a CDS encoding polysaccharide pyruvyl transferase family protein yields MSAPTRYFDFPDHEVVRADLIDETSLDLDEAIVILGGGGLLDTFFLPAIERIRTATRTGRLIAWGVGQQLDTGPWWQRYPEFPYARFLEGFDLVGIRDDGFAHPWVPCASCMHPIFDAPPAPHHEFVVFSHRSRPLPILEWPNLRNDQADFEETIAFLASGETIITSSYHGLYWGMLLGRRVLAFPFNSKFLTLRHPPTLYPAIWERPGRLQRLLGRLRARTPSPYVCRDVQGWRLLAGASRAQPEMLEACRASNRAFHQRVLELIDQSD; encoded by the coding sequence ATGAGCGCGCCGACGCGCTATTTCGACTTCCCCGATCACGAGGTGGTGCGCGCGGATCTGATCGACGAGACATCACTCGACCTCGACGAGGCCATCGTCATCCTCGGTGGCGGTGGTCTGCTCGACACCTTCTTCCTGCCCGCCATCGAGCGGATCAGGACCGCCACCAGGACGGGGCGGCTCATCGCCTGGGGGGTCGGTCAGCAACTCGACACCGGCCCCTGGTGGCAACGTTATCCCGAGTTCCCCTACGCTCGCTTCCTCGAGGGGTTCGACCTCGTCGGAATCCGCGACGACGGCTTTGCCCACCCCTGGGTGCCCTGCGCCAGCTGCATGCACCCGATCTTCGACGCCCCGCCGGCACCGCATCACGAATTCGTGGTCTTCTCTCACCGTTCACGCCCACTGCCGATCCTGGAGTGGCCCAACCTGCGCAACGATCAGGCCGATTTCGAGGAGACCATCGCCTTTCTCGCCTCGGGCGAGACCATCATCACCAGCTCCTATCACGGCCTGTACTGGGGCATGCTGCTCGGGCGGCGGGTGCTTGCCTTCCCGTTCAACTCCAAGTTTCTCACCCTGCGTCACCCCCCGACCCTGTACCCGGCGATCTGGGAGCGCCCGGGGCGACTGCAGCGACTGCTCGGGCGGCTGCGCGCACGCACCCCCTCCCCCTATGTCTGTCGCGATGTCCAGGGCTGGCGGCTACTCGCCGGCGCCAGCCGCGCCCAACCAGAGATGCTGGAGGCCTGTCGGGCGAGCAATCGCGCCTTCCATCAACGGGTTCTGGAACTGATCGATCAGAGTGACTGA